One part of the [Synechococcus] sp. NIES-970 genome encodes these proteins:
- a CDS encoding hypothetical protein (conserved hypothetical protein, TIGR00268) encodes MGTEVMVWQEKLDALRAFFRETERALIAYSGGIDSTLVATVAHDVLGDRAIAITAVSPSLLPEELEEAIDQARAIGIVHEQVETHEMDNPNYASNPVNRCYFCKSELHDTLKPLALERGYPYVIDGVNADDLQDYRPGIQAAKERGARSPLAELGITKLEVREISKGLGLPWWDKPAQPCLSSRFPYGELITTEKLQRVGRCEVYLRKLGWRSLRVRSQGDTARIELPPEQIKDFVVQVDLEILVATFQRYGFLYVTLDLEGYRSGKLNQVLDLNAPHHRQDLGTNPAMIKSI; translated from the coding sequence ATGGGCACAGAAGTTATGGTTTGGCAAGAAAAACTCGACGCTCTACGGGCTTTTTTTCGGGAAACAGAGCGGGCCTTGATTGCCTATTCTGGGGGAATTGATAGTACCCTCGTGGCGACAGTAGCCCATGATGTTCTGGGCGATCGCGCGATCGCCATTACCGCTGTTTCTCCCTCCCTACTACCAGAGGAGTTAGAAGAAGCCATTGACCAAGCCAGAGCCATTGGCATTGTCCATGAACAGGTGGAAACCCACGAGATGGATAATCCCAACTACGCTAGCAATCCCGTCAACCGCTGTTATTTTTGTAAAAGTGAGCTCCATGACACCCTCAAGCCCCTTGCCCTAGAACGGGGTTATCCCTACGTGATCGATGGAGTCAACGCCGATGATCTCCAGGATTATCGCCCCGGCATCCAAGCCGCTAAAGAACGGGGGGCGCGATCGCCTTTGGCAGAACTGGGCATTACCAAACTAGAGGTGCGCGAAATTTCTAAGGGATTAGGGCTTCCCTGGTGGGACAAACCGGCGCAACCCTGCCTTAGCTCTCGGTTTCCCTACGGAGAGTTGATCACCACTGAAAAGCTCCAGCGGGTTGGTCGATGTGAAGTGTATTTGCGCAAATTAGGTTGGCGATCGCTCCGGGTGCGCTCCCAAGGAGACACCGCCCGCATCGAATTACCCCCCGAACAAATTAAAGATTTTGTCGTCCAGGTAGATTTGGAGATCTTGGTGGCAACTTTTCAGCGCTACGGTTTTCTCTATGTCACCCTCGACCTTGAAGGCTATCGCAGCGGTAAGCTCAATCAAGTTCTCGACCTAAACGCTCCCCATCATCGGCAGGATCTGGGGACAAACCCCGCTATGATCAAATCCATTTAA